The genomic DNA GCAAGAGTATTTTCCAAACACCTGGATTGGATCTGTCAATTTTGCAGTGCCTGTATGCCTGTGATCGGCCAGCGCATTGAGTCTTGATTGACTGACAGAAGTGCCCTGTACGTCGGAAAGCAAATCGTCATaaccgttattattattagtagtagtattgatattatcattggcgttatcattattattaaaaaggtttgcaaaatgacaaagacgttcatctgccaactGAATACAgagtttgtgagggtctgggtttgaatctcactctggccctttctcccacatttgactggaaaatggaactgagcgacgggcgcaatagccgagtggctaaagcgttggactgtcaatctgagggtcccgggttcgaatcacggtgacggcgcctggttggtaaatgcagacctgctagtgcctgaacccccttcgtgtgtatatgcaagcagaagatcgaatacgcacgttaaagatcctgtaatccatgtcagcgttcggtgggttatggaaacaagaacatacccagcatgcacacccccgaaaacggagtatggctgcctacatggcggggtaaaaacggtcatacagtaaaagtccactcgtgtgcatacgagtgaacgcagaagaagaagaagaagaagaagaactgcgcGTCTCGCACACAAAATattgcatgcactccaggcctgactgagcgcgttgggttatgctgctggtcaggcatttgccgagcagatgtggtatgtatggatttgtccgaacgcagtgacgtctccttgagaaactgaaagtgcaaTGTGATCatttttggagtgatggcctagaggtaacgcgtccgcctagaaagcgagagaatctgagcgcgctggttcgaatcacggctcagctgccgatattttctccccctccactagacctctggacgctaatcattcggatgagacgataaaccgagatcccgtgtgcagcatgcatttagcgcacctaaaagaacccacggcaacaaaagggttgttcctagcaaaattctgtagaaagatccacttccacaggaaaaaacgttaaaaaaaagaaaaccgcacgcaggaaaaaaaaaaacccaaaaaatgggtggcgctgtcgtgtagcgacgcgctctccctggggagagcagcccgaatttcacacagagaaatctcttgtgataaaaaaagaaatacaaatacaaatacaatacaaattatgaccgtgtgtgtgtgtgtgtgtgtgcagagcaagAAGCCTCtgatggagaagaggaggagggcccGCATCAATACCTGTCTGAACCAACTGAAGGCCCTGGTGCTACAGGCCATCAAGAAAGATGTGAGTgtaccatgcaatgcaatgcaatgcaatacaatggaatgcaatgcaatgcaattcaaattacaatgcaatatgatatgatacaaggCCTTGGTGCTACAGGTTATCAAGAAAAGATGTGAGtgaatacgatgcaatgcaatataattacaatgcaatataatacaaggcCTTGGTACAGGTTATCAAGAAAGATGAGGGtatatacagtgcaatacaatgcaatgtaatacaatgcaatataatacaaggcCTTGGTACAGGTTATCAAGAAAGATGAGGGtatatacagtgcaatacaatgcaatgtaatacaatgcaatataatacaaggcCTTGGTACAGGTTATCAAGAAAGATGAGAGtatatacagtgcaatacaatgcaatgtaatacaatgcaatataatacaaggcCTTGGTACAGGTTATCAAGAAAGATGAGAGtatatacagtgcaatacaatgcaatgtaatacaatgcaatataatacaaggcCTTGGTACAGGTTATCAAGAAAGATGAGAgtatatacaatgcaatacaatgcaatataatacaaggcCTTGGTACAGGTTATCAAGAAAGATGAGGGtatatacagtgcaatacaatgcaatataatacaaggcCTTGGTACAGGTTATCAAGAAAGATGAGGGtatatacagtgcaatacaatgcaatataatacaaggcCTTGGTACAGGTTATCAAGAAAGATGAGGGtatatacagtgcaatacaatgcaatataatacaaggcCTTGGTACAGGTTATCAAGAAAGATGAGGGtatatacagtgcaatacaatgcaatgtaatacaatgcaatataatacaaggcCTTGGTACAGGTTATCAAGAAAGATGAGAGtatatacagtgcaatacaatgcaatgtaatacaatgcaatataatacaaggcCTTGGTACAGGTTATCAAGAAAGATGAGAGTatatacagtgtaatacaatgcaatgtaatacaaggCCTTGGTACAGGTTATCAAGAAAGATGAGGGTatatacagtgtaatacaatgcaatataatacaaggcCTTGGTACAGGTTATCAAGAAAGATGAGGGTatatacagtgtaatacaatgcaatataatacaaggcCTTGGTACAGGTTATCAAGAAAGATGAGGGTatatacagtgtaatacaatgcaatataatacaaggcCTTGGTACAGGTTATCAAGAAAGATGAGGGtatatacagtgcaatacaatgcaatataatacaaggcCTTGGTACAGGTTATCAAGAAAGATGAGGGTatatacagtgtaatacaatgcaatataatacaaggcCTTGGTACAGGTTATCAAGAAAGATGAGAGTatatacagtgtaatacaatgcaatgtaatacaatgcaatataatacaaggcCTTGGTACAGGTTATCAAGAAAGATGAGAGTatatacagtgtaatacaatgcaatataatacaaggcCTTGGTACAGGTTATCAAGAAAGATGAGAGTatatacagtgtaatacaatgcaatataatacaaggcCTTGGTACAGGTTATCAAGAAAGATgagaatgtaatacaatgcaatataatacaaggcCTTGGTACAGGTTATCAAGAAAGATGAGAGtatatacagtgcaatacaatgcaatataatacaaggcCTTGGTACAGGTTATCAAGAAAGATGAGAGtatatacagtgcaatacaatgcaatataatacaaggcCTTGGTACAGGTTATCAAGAAAGATGAGGGtatatacagtgcaatacaatgcaatataatacaaggcCTTGGTACAGGTTATCAAGAAAGATGAGGGtatatacagtgcaatacaatgcaatgtaatacaaggCCTTGGTACAGGTTATCAAGAAAGATGAGAGtatatacagtgcaatacaatgcaatgtaatacaatgcaatataatacaaggcCTTGGTACAGGTTATCAAGAAAGATGAGGGtatatacagtgcaatacaatgcaatgtaatacaatgcaatataatacaaggcCTTCGTGCTACAAGTTACCAAGAAAGATGTGAGTATATACAATGTGAAACAATATAATGCCAACACCGTGAATACAAGGCCCTGGTCCAAAAGGCCATCAAAGAAGATGTGATAGCAAATAAATCACAAGACAAtaccaaggtggcagaatggttcagacgcttaccagccagtacagtgtccgtgagggtctatgttcgattcccgctctcgtcatgtctcccaagtttgactggaaaatcaaactgagcgtccggaccggatgaaatgataaacagaggtcccgtgtacagcacacactttgatgcactataaaaaaaaaaaaagaatccatggcgacAAAAGTTttgtactctggcaaaattctgtaaaagaaatcctctctgataggtacataaatatatatgcatgcactcaaggcctgaaaagcgcgttgggtttggcatctgcctagcagatgtgatataGCGTATAATATTATGGATTCCTCCAAACGGAGTGACGCCGCTTTGAGAAACCGAAAGTGAAAGTAACCACACTGTGTGCCGTGTGCTGTGCAGAGCTCCCAGTTCTCCAAGCTGGAGAAGGCGGACATTCTGGAGCTGACCGTCACCCACCTGAGGACCCTGCAGCGAcagcggggggcagggggcatgAGCTCCGACCTCCTCCTGCACCCGGGCAGCAAGTACCAGGCGGGGTTCAGCGAGTGTGCCATGGAGGTGAGCCGCTACATGGGCTCCGTCAGCGGGGTCCGGGACGAGGTCAAGGACCGCCTGCTCAGCCACCTGGCGGGATGCATGCAGGGGATACAACCCATggagcccccccaaccccacccccaccacccaccaccaccgccgccgccgccgccgcaccTCAACCTCCTCAACCCGCTGCAGCTGTGTCTGGGCCCCCAGCCCGCCATGGGCTCTGCTGGCGTGCTCGTGCACCCCGTTCACCAGTCTCCCTTCCTGGACTACAGCGCAGCGCCGCCCCCTCCTTGTAGGCAGGCCTCTTCAGACAGCTCCAGTTCCAGACCTTCTGTGGCCGCCCCtgtctcctccctcacctccctccagcccctgTCCGCTGTTCCGCCACGACTACCAGAGCTGCAGCGTCATCGGtggctcctcctccccctcctcctgccccgaGGCCATTGTCCGGGGGCTGTTTTGAAGTGGTGTccggtgcggggggagggagggacatgcTGGTAGCAGcagactgctcctcctcctcctcctcctcctccaccaccacgcgACCACCACCTTGCTCTGTTGACTCGGTTGccagttccaccaccaccaccaccaccaccctctgctcccaccaccaccaccaccccctctctcctcagtCCGCCACACACAGGACCAGCAGTCCCGTGACGCCTTCTGCCACGCTTCTCTCCAGCACCTCACTGAAGTCCCCCGTGATGGATGATGAGAAAGTGTCTGCTGGTCCACAGGCATCGTCGTCACTATCTCCACCGCCAGCCAAAATGATGAAGATGTCTCCTGgtgtttcccctcctcctcctcctcctcccccctctgtgtcGGATGTGAAGCCAGCACCAAGGACACACGTGGATTccgccacctcttcctcctcttcctcctcctcctcctcctccgctgtcAGGCATTGGACCAGCAgcactccttcctcctcctcggcTGACGAGAGGTTGTGGAGACCATGGTGACCTCAGTCCTCTGACCCCTGTCCTCTGACCCCTGTGACCTGTGACAGCGCCCAGTCCAGTGTACATTGTGCGGTCGTGTGCCATGGGTCCCATGCCATGTCAGACTTGAAGTCGTTATCTGGACGTGCCAGGCGAAAGGGAATGAAGAAGGACTGAACtcttccctaccctaccctgtGCCTTGTGGACCAGCGATGGGACCAACTGCATGCTGCTCCATCCAGCAAAAAACATAACCCCGTGATCTGAtaatgtttgctgttgttgttttccttgtcaCTGGTCACCCTGTGTTAGTGATTTGAACAGTTGTACCCCAGACAGCGAAAGAACTGGGCAGACAACAACACTGAGTGGACAGAGCTGGAGTTGGCCTGAACTCGCGCGCGACCCAGCCCACGATCGCCAGAACTGGagaatgctgatgatggtgggtTCAGCAGCGCAGCGCCCTTTACCGATCATACCAGGTTTCAGTGACAGTGACCGCTCCGTGCTTTAGATAAACTTCACAATGGTGACGTGTATCCGTTCACTTCCTGGTCTTTCATGGCGTGACCCGAGGGTGGATTCATGGCGCCACCAGTCCAGgctgaaggggtgtggggtgttgtgaaGTTTGCCTCCAGAGGGATAGGATGGGTGGATATTGGATAGGAAATTTAGAAATAGCGGATCCTTGAGGGTGCGTTCGAATCTTCTGAGTTTTTATATGAATAAAGTACACAGTTAAAAGAGGTGAATGGTTGTGTGTcggaggtggggctgggggtgggggggagcctggggggcgggggtgcgtgtgtggtgtgtgtgtgtgtgtgtgtgtgtgtgtgtgtgtgtgtgtgtgaggggtgattTTGTACAAATCAACACACTATTAGCCTTGCTTTACCAGTTCGgagccagacagaggcaaaaGCACAGAACAGGGAGACATGGGGTTATCTTTAAGACCACAGCAAATTAATGGACTGTTGAGTTATTGTTTGAAAATATGGCATACTTGGACTAGAGTAGATATTTGAACAGAAGTGACACACAGAACTGGTTCCagtagttgtttgttttcagtcGTTTGATATCTTTGTGTAGAATGTCGTAGACTTCAAAGTATTATCTGTATGTCTTCAGCCTTGGATATCTTTGTGTGTAAGGTCAGACTAGAATGTCATCGTTCTTTAATCTGTAGGGTTCATAACATTGTCTGTCTACCTCCATCCATTAGATATATGTTTGTATGCAAGGTCATGCTTGAATCTTACTTTTCTTCTAGAGGCTTCATGATGTAGTCTCGGCTGTATGTATTGATTCTGGGATATATTTGCTGTTAGTGCCGGTATGTCTTCAATCATTAGATATCTTTGTGTGCTATTGGTGTCAGCATGTCTTCAATCATTAGATATCTTTGTGTGCTATTGGTGTCAGTATGTCTTCAATCATTAGATATCTTTGTGTGCTATTGGTGTCAGTATGTCTTCAATCATTAGATATCTTTGTGTGCTATTGGTGTCAGTATGTCTTCAATCATTAGATATCTTTGTGTGCTATTGGTGTCAGCATGTCTTCAATCATTAGATATCTTTGTGTGCTATTGGTGTCGGTATGTCTTCAATCATTAGATATCTGTGTGTGCTATTGGTGTCGGTATGTCTTCAATCATTAGATATCTGTGTGCGCTATTGGTGTCGGTATGTCTTCAATCAGTAGATATCTGTTTGCTAAACGAGGCCAGAATGTCACTTTGTGTTCTCCCAGAAGCTTCAAAGTATTGTCTGAATGTCTTGATCGCTAGGTATAGCTTTGTGTGCAAGGTCAGATTAGAATGTCAGGGTATGGTGTTACAGTATTGTCGGGTAATTTGGTAATgaagttgtttgggtttgttttggtttttgttttttttttgttgtttgtttttgtttgtttgtttgatatcacTCATCATATTCGGCCGTTAACATA from Babylonia areolata isolate BAREFJ2019XMU chromosome 11, ASM4173473v1, whole genome shotgun sequence includes the following:
- the LOC143287441 gene encoding transcription factor HES-4-B-like; the encoded protein is MMADSAITSSSPEKNDHSSRKSKKPLMEKRRRARINTCLNQLKALVLQAIKKDSSQFSKLEKADILELTVTHLRTLQRQRGAGGMSSDLLLHPGSKYQAGFSECAMEVSRYMGSVSGVRDEVKDRLLSHLAGCMQGIQPMEPPQPHPHHPPPPPPPPPHLNLLNPLQLCLGPQPAMGSAGVLVHPVHQSPFLDYSAAPPPPCRQASSDSSSSRPSVAAPVSSLTSLQPLSAVPPRLPELQRHRWLLLPLLLPRGHCPGAVLKWCPVRGEGGTCW